The following coding sequences lie in one Candidatus Eremiobacterota bacterium genomic window:
- a CDS encoding polysaccharide deacetylase family protein: MKRRWTVRALVALALLVAVAFEAYKLVENPANQLFGKTLVSGPKDQRVVALTYDDGPNPPYTDEILAVLKAERVRATFFVVGRAVAAYPSVVRREAAGGNAIGNHTWSHEHLLLYDGKNLRRTLVRTDQAIFAATGLHTKIMRPPFGARDWLVLAEARKLGYTPVMWSVPLANDWEYPPSRIIAARVLRYVGDGAIIALHDGNQGIVCARMRAAARLCDRSADVGATRLIVDALKREGYRFVTIPELLRMQTHAIMRTAPRAGE; this comes from the coding sequence GTGAAGCGACGCTGGACGGTTCGGGCGCTCGTCGCCCTCGCGCTGCTCGTCGCCGTCGCCTTCGAGGCGTATAAGCTCGTCGAAAATCCGGCAAATCAACTATTTGGAAAAACCCTCGTTAGCGGGCCGAAGGATCAGCGGGTCGTCGCGCTCACCTATGACGACGGCCCGAATCCCCCGTACACCGACGAAATCCTCGCGGTGTTGAAAGCCGAACGCGTGCGCGCGACGTTTTTTGTCGTCGGGCGCGCGGTGGCGGCCTATCCCTCGGTCGTCCGTCGCGAAGCCGCCGGTGGGAACGCGATCGGTAATCACACGTGGAGTCACGAGCACTTGCTGCTCTACGACGGGAAAAATTTACGCCGAACGCTCGTCCGCACCGATCAGGCAATCTTTGCGGCGACGGGATTGCACACCAAAATCATGCGGCCGCCTTTCGGGGCGAGGGATTGGCTCGTGCTTGCCGAGGCGCGCAAGCTGGGTTACACGCCGGTCATGTGGTCGGTGCCGCTCGCCAACGACTGGGAGTATCCGCCTTCGCGAATCATTGCGGCTCGCGTGCTGCGTTATGTGGGCGACGGCGCGATTATCGCGCTGCACGACGGAAACCAAGGGATCGTTTGCGCGCGGATGCGCGCGGCCGCACGTCTTTGCGACCGCAGCGCCGACGTAGGGGCGACTCGTTTAATCGTCGACGCGCTAAAACGCGAGGGTTATCGTTTCGTGACGATACCGGAGTTGCTGCGAATGCAGACGCACGCGATTATGCGTACAGCGCCCCGTGCAGGCGAATGA
- a CDS encoding ribonuclease HI family protein: MLFADGGSRGNPGPAASAAVLVDPAGGLIEEIGAYLGVATNNVAEWTALVLGLEAAAKRGIRRLGVRLDSELVVKQLRGEYRVKNAGLQPFYQRARQLLRGFAEVEIQHVPRAQNKVADRLVNDVLDQEAQAQVK, translated from the coding sequence ATGCTCTTCGCCGACGGGGGGTCGCGCGGAAATCCAGGACCAGCGGCGAGTGCGGCGGTGCTGGTCGATCCCGCGGGGGGTCTGATCGAAGAGATCGGTGCCTATCTCGGCGTCGCGACAAACAACGTGGCTGAGTGGACCGCGTTGGTGCTTGGACTGGAGGCAGCAGCGAAGCGAGGCATTCGCCGGTTGGGGGTGCGACTCGACTCCGAGCTGGTCGTTAAACAGTTGCGCGGCGAGTATCGTGTGAAGAACGCCGGCTTGCAGCCGTTCTATCAGCGAGCACGACAGCTCTTGCGCGGGTTCGCCGAGGTCGAGATCCAGCACGTCCCCCGCGCGCAGAATAAAGTGGCAGATCGTCTGGTGAACGATGTGCTCGACCAGGAAGCGCAAGCGCAAGTAAAGTAG
- a CDS encoding DUF3465 domain-containing protein translates to MDLAAAYAGTAPAWVDFTAIVSSAPRFFYSSRSHAMHEAFNAESSAGKLEVVDNVSIAPRCPVQTGDSVEVRGELVHDPGRLPVVHWTHHDPAHHHADGFIRLHGALYA, encoded by the coding sequence ATGGACCTGGCTGCCGCCTACGCCGGAACCGCGCCGGCATGGGTCGACTTTACGGCGATTGTCTCGTCGGCACCGCGCTTCTTTTATAGCTCGCGCTCGCACGCGATGCACGAAGCCTTCAATGCGGAGAGCAGCGCCGGAAAGCTCGAGGTCGTCGACAACGTTAGCATCGCTCCGCGCTGTCCGGTCCAGACCGGCGACAGCGTCGAAGTTCGCGGTGAGCTCGTACACGATCCCGGGCGCTTACCGGTCGTTCATTGGACGCATCACGATCCCGCGCATCACCACGCCGACGGCTTCATTCGCCTGCACGGGGCGCTGTACGCATAA